The DNA sequence CTCCCAGAAGAAAAGAAATGAGCGACGCGATAAGTCTTCCAGGAATGCGTCCTCATGCTCCGACAATTGGAATGAAGTGGACACGCTCGTTGACGACGATTTGCTCAGGCGGCAGGCTGTAGGCACAAACCCCATCTGAGCTATGGCGCCAATCAGCAGGCTACAGATGATCGAGTGAATTAACATAGAGGTCGCAAAGTATGAAGTCATCGCTCCTGAACGAAGAAGCTGGCTTGAAGTCCGCCGACGGAACTGTTGCCGACAAACACGATGAACTCGCCTGGCTCGACAACAAATCTCATCTGGCGATTGTAGAAGCCGAGATGTTCGGGGCCGAGCGTGAATTGGACACGGCGCGTTTCTCCCGGCTGGAGCGTGATTCGTTGAAATCCCTTCAACTCTCGCACGGGGCGGGTCACACTGGCGACGACATCTCGGATGTAGAGTTGCACCACTTCGTCGCCGGCGCGCTGACCGGTATTTTGGACATCAACACTGACAGTCAGTCGGCCATTGGTTGGGATGCGCTGATGACTTAATTGCAGATTGGAGAGAGCGAAGGTGGTGTAGCTCAGTCCATAGCCGAACGGAAAGAGCGGCGTCCACGGCGCGTCCAGGTACTTGGATGTGTATTTGTTGTTCACGTCAGGCGGGCGGCCAGTGTTTTTGTGGTTGTAATAGAGAGGGACTTGTCCAACGTGCCGCGGGAACGTCACGGGCAGCTTGCCGCCGGGATTGACGTCGCCGAACAATACATCGGCAATGGCATGACCGGCTTGAATGCCAGCGAACCAGGTTTCTAAAATGGCCGGCACGTTTTCGGCGATCCAGTTGATCGTCAACGGACGACCATTCATCAGCACCACCACCACCGGTCGGCCTGTGGCGTGAATCGCCTTGACTAAATCCAGTTGACGACCGGGTAGATCAAGCGAGGTGCGCGATGCCGCTTCACCGCTCATCTCAGCCGATTCACCGACGACAACCAGCGCAATGTCCGATTGGCGCGCCGCGCGCACAGCTTCAGCCAGGCCGTCCGTTGAATCGCCGTCAATGTCGCAACCTTTAGCATAGTGAATGCGCGTGTTGGGCGAGACTTTGGCTCTGATGCCCGCCAGCACGGTGACGACGTCTTCTTTGCGGCCGTCGCCGCTCCATGAACCGAGCGGCGCGGCTTGGTCATCGGCCAGCGGGCCGATAATGGCGAGCGATTGTAGGTTTTTGCTTAACGGCAGCAGATTCCCATCGTTCTTCAATAGCACCATCGAGCGGGCTGCCACCTGGCGCGCTGCTGCCACGTGCGCTGGATTCAATAGCACGGCGCGTTCACGCGTCTCGTCAGCGTAGGGTTGGTCGAACAAACCAAGGCGAAACTTGATGCGCAGGATACGGCGCACGGCCTCATCAATTGTTTTCATGGAGAGCTGGCCAGAGCGCAGCAATTGTGGCCCATGCTGGTTATACAGACGGCTGACCATCTCCATGTCCGTGCCGGCATTCAAAGCCAGTTGCGCGGCGTCGGCGCCGTCAGTGGCGAGTCCATGCTTGATCAGTTCTTCAACCGCCGTGTAATCACTGACGACGAATCCATCAAATTGCCATTCCCCTCGCAGGACCTTGGTTAAGGTGAACGGATTCGCTGTTGCCGGCACGCCATTCAAGTCATTGAATGCCGTCATGAGAGTGCCGACGCCGGCCTCGACGGCTGCTTTGAACGGTGGGAAGTAAATCTCGCGCAGTGTCCATTCAGACATGTCGGTGGTATTGTAGTCGCGTCCGGCTTCAGCCGCGCCATAGGCGACCCAGTGCTTGGCGCAGGCGACGACTTTGTCCGGCGCGCTGTAGTCTTGGCCTTGAAATCCGCGCACGCGCGCTTGCGCCATCACGGAACCGAGATAAGGGTCTTCGCCAGCGCCTTCGACGATGCGTCCCCAGCGCGGATCACGGGCAATATCCACCATCGGGGCAAACGTCCAGTGAACGCCGGCTGCGCGGCTTTCAGCCGCTGCAATGGCAGCGGCGCGTTCGACGGCAACGGGGTCCCAACTGCTGGCTTCACCAAGCGGCACAGGAAAGATCGTGCGGTAGCCGTGGATCACATCGAAGCCAAACAGCACCGGAATTTTCAAGCGCGACTGTTCGACGGCGATGCGCTGCAATTCATTCGTGCGTTTCGCGCCGCGCACATTCAGCGTCGCGCCGAGCAACCCGCGACGGATCAGCTCAGGATGCTCCTCGCGGTAGCGTCCGTCGGCGTGGCCATCGAGTTGTTGAAGCTGGCCGAGCTTCTCTTCCAACGTCATGCGGGCTAGTAGCGCGTCAATCTTGCGTTCAATCTCATTGGCCTTCGGGTCAATCGTGTTGCCGGACGGCTCAAGATAGGCACGCGTCATGGAGGCGAGCAGAAGCCCGACGACAAGGCACATCATGACCAGCGCAACGCTGGTTAGGCGTTGCTGGTGAGCACTCGCGCGTGGTGACGGTCTGTTGTTCATAAGCGGCTGGAGGATGAGCCAATCAAAAACTAAATCGCGCTTGGAATTCGACAACGCGCCCGGCCAGCCCACGTGATGCCCGGCCAAAATTGGGATTGTCAGCGAACGTGCCAGGATCGAAGAAATTCAATGGCGACAGATTCAGTTCATTGAACGCGTTGAGAAAATTGAATCGCAGTTCCAGCTTAGCGTTTTCGCCCAGTCCGGGAATTCGCGGCAGGCCAGTTTGTTTGACCAGACTCAGGTCCGTCGCGCGATAGCGCGGTCCACGAAACGAGTTGCGTCCGATACCAGGCGGGTTGACCCGAGCCGTCGGTCCTGGTGGATTGGCATTCGGATCAATACGGACGGTCAGGTCAAAATAACGCGCGCCGCCACCAGGGAAGTTGCCGCCCGGTCGAATGAAGGCCTGGTCGCTATGATCGTTCAGTGCGCCGCCATAATAAGCAATCGGACGAATGGGTCCGTATTGCTCGCCCGTGGCGAACCGAAG is a window from the Blastocatellia bacterium genome containing:
- a CDS encoding glycoside hydrolase family 3 C-terminal domain-containing protein; this encodes MNNRPSPRASAHQQRLTSVALVMMCLVVGLLLASMTRAYLEPSGNTIDPKANEIERKIDALLARMTLEEKLGQLQQLDGHADGRYREEHPELIRRGLLGATLNVRGAKRTNELQRIAVEQSRLKIPVLFGFDVIHGYRTIFPVPLGEASSWDPVAVERAAAIAAAESRAAGVHWTFAPMVDIARDPRWGRIVEGAGEDPYLGSVMAQARVRGFQGQDYSAPDKVVACAKHWVAYGAAEAGRDYNTTDMSEWTLREIYFPPFKAAVEAGVGTLMTAFNDLNGVPATANPFTLTKVLRGEWQFDGFVVSDYTAVEELIKHGLATDGADAAQLALNAGTDMEMVSRLYNQHGPQLLRSGQLSMKTIDEAVRRILRIKFRLGLFDQPYADETRERAVLLNPAHVAAARQVAARSMVLLKNDGNLLPLSKNLQSLAIIGPLADDQAAPLGSWSGDGRKEDVVTVLAGIRAKVSPNTRIHYAKGCDIDGDSTDGLAEAVRAARQSDIALVVVGESAEMSGEAASRTSLDLPGRQLDLVKAIHATGRPVVVVLMNGRPLTINWIAENVPAILETWFAGIQAGHAIADVLFGDVNPGGKLPVTFPRHVGQVPLYYNHKNTGRPPDVNNKYTSKYLDAPWTPLFPFGYGLSYTTFALSNLQLSHQRIPTNGRLTVSVDVQNTGQRAGDEVVQLYIRDVVASVTRPVRELKGFQRITLQPGETRRVQFTLGPEHLGFYNRQMRFVVEPGEFIVFVGNSSVGGLQASFFVQER